In one window of Patescibacteria group bacterium DNA:
- a CDS encoding DUF262 domain-containing protein produces MKIDLNKISVRDVFAGYKDSDEEGVVAYDGKLDIRPKYQREFVYKPEQRNAVMNTVQHEFPLNVMYWIENSAGNYELLDGQQRTLSICQYINGDYSINDRFFHNLTKEEKEQILDYELMIYFCDGTDKERIQWFEVINTAGEKLTPQELLNAVYTGPWLSDAKLKFSKSSCAAYLLANDGGKLVSGTPIRQEYLETALSWINNGGVAGYMAKHQHDANAKKLWQYFRDVIAWVRKIFPTYRHEMASVNWGELYNKYKDRKFDEGKLEKEIKELMQDEDVTKKSGIYPYVLTRQEKYLSIRAFTDKMKREAYERQKGICPACKKSYEIEEMEADHITPWGKDGKTIAANCQMLCKQDNRTKSGK; encoded by the coding sequence ATGAAAATTGATCTAAATAAAATTTCGGTTCGCGACGTGTTTGCAGGCTATAAGGATAGCGACGAGGAGGGCGTGGTGGCTTATGATGGAAAACTCGACATTCGCCCGAAATATCAGCGTGAATTTGTATACAAACCCGAGCAGCGTAATGCCGTGATGAATACTGTCCAACATGAGTTTCCATTGAATGTCATGTATTGGATAGAAAATAGCGCTGGAAACTATGAGTTGCTTGACGGCCAGCAGCGCACTTTAAGCATTTGTCAGTACATCAACGGCGACTATTCCATTAATGACCGCTTTTTCCATAATCTCACCAAAGAAGAAAAAGAGCAGATTCTCGATTACGAGCTCATGATCTACTTCTGTGACGGCACCGATAAGGAACGCATCCAATGGTTCGAGGTGATTAATACAGCGGGTGAAAAGCTTACACCACAGGAGTTGCTTAATGCCGTCTACACTGGACCATGGCTTTCGGATGCAAAACTCAAGTTCAGTAAGTCGAGCTGCGCGGCGTACCTCCTCGCGAATGATGGCGGAAAGCTTGTAAGTGGTACGCCAATCCGTCAGGAATATCTAGAAACCGCGCTCTCGTGGATTAACAATGGTGGTGTTGCTGGCTACATGGCTAAGCATCAGCACGATGCCAACGCAAAAAAGCTTTGGCAGTACTTTCGGGATGTAATTGCCTGGGTACGCAAGATTTTTCCAACCTATCGCCATGAGATGGCGAGTGTGAACTGGGGTGAGCTGTATAATAAATACAAGGACAGAAAGTTTGATGAAGGCAAGTTAGAAAAGGAGATCAAAGAACTGATGCAAGACGAAGATGTAACGAAAAAATCTGGTATTTATCCATACGTTTTAACCAGACAAGAAAAGTATCTTTCAATTCGCGCATTTACCGACAAAATGAAACGCGAGGCCTACGAGAGGCAAAAAGGTATTTGTCCTGCATGTAAGAAGAGCTACGAGATTGAAGAGATGGAAGCCGACCACATCACGCCGTGGGGTAAGGATGGAAAGACAATCGCTGCGAATTGCCAGATGTTGTGCAAGCAAGACAACAGGACGAAATCGGGAAAATGA